One part of the Raphanus sativus cultivar WK10039 chromosome 7, ASM80110v3, whole genome shotgun sequence genome encodes these proteins:
- the LOC108815547 gene encoding putative F-box protein At5g38390, with product MRNIISTDGHCLKQIFLPLLKTLVLDWVMVSPTDFVTLLHALPSLEELVLVDVMWKDMEDVTVSSASLKTLTIKLNEWLNTLSFDTPSLLHFKYFGSIAPDFPVINMGNLVDAQMNIFLLNEHQLIKLKKLRGPDNVWKLFHGIRNVPHLHLFPHTFEVLSMCSESMPVFNNLKSLAIRSDKDRGWQTMPTLLRNCPHLETLVIQGLVHRVTDKCGDVCGCISREDKGLSLRLCPVKVIKIHGFQGTIEEMAMIEHFLEYFPCLKEMEVYAEENPTWLRNHEVFKLVLEKFELYNKLSTCNVKLMVARILSYMKWLKKKTIS from the exons atgaGGAATATAATTTCTACTGATG GACATTGCCTAAAGCAAATCTTCCTACCGCTGCTTAAAACGCTGGTTCTTGACTGGGTTATGGTTTCTCCTACCGACTTTGTGACTCTGCTTCATGCTCTGCCTTCTCTTGAGGAGTTAGTTCTGGTTGATGTAATGTGGAAAGATATGGAGGATGTCACAGTGTCAAGTGCAAGCCTCAAGACCCTAACAATAAAGTTAAATGAATGGTTAAACACTTTATCATTTGATACACCAAGTCTCCTTCACTTTAAGTACTTTGGTTCTATTGCACCGGACTTTCCAGTAATCAATATGGGAAACTTGGTTGATGCTCAAATGAACatctttttattaaatgaacACCAACTCATCAAACTCAAGAAACTTAGAGGACCAGATAACGTGTGGAAACTCTTTCATGGCATACGTAATGTTCCTCATCTGCACTTGTTTCCACACACTTTTGAG GTGCTTTCTATGTGCTCTGAATCGATGCCAGTGTTCAACAACCTCAAATCATTAGCTATTAGGAGCGACAAGGATCGAGGATGGCAAACAATGCCAACTCTTCTAAGGAACTGCCCACATTTAGAAACTCTAGTCATTCAG GGTCTCGTGCACCGTGTAACAgataagtgtggggatgtttgTGGCTGCATTTCTCGGGAGGACAAAGGACTTTCACTCAGACTTTGTCCAGTAAAAGTGATAAAGATTCATGGGtttcaaggaacaatagaaGAGATGGCGATGATAGAGCATTTCTTGGAGTATTTTCCATgtttgaaggagatggaggTCTATGCTGAAGAGAATCCCACATGGCTAAGAAACCATGAAGTTTTTAAACTTGTCTTGGAGAAGTTCGAACTCTACAACAAGTTATCGACTTGCAATGTTAAACTCATGGTGGCCCGTATTCTTTCATATATGAAGTGGCTGAAGAAAAAAACCATCTCCTAG